Proteins encoded together in one Marispirochaeta sp. window:
- a CDS encoding HD domain-containing phosphohydrolase: protein MLNNSRLRFRLVVMIIPLVVAVIVASGTFASLESRKALVRVVNRHMAYKAEQLRDYVNSEWGILSELDLSVQEEYRIIAEESLRSYAVSLLRGKTESIIAFDGEGEVAMRIGYGDFSSEEPWSSPGAYDSLKQGWFSGVLFGEQRVGVAFDLGVFGWTVLISESEEAYFSEIQNIKQTYFWILASAIVLIIIFIAAYVGHIIRPVERLTRTVRQISGSRDLSLRARVESADEIGYLAGSFNSMISTLQESYMNLQNARDSEKEARKTAVERELETLYLLGRVSDFRDEETGEHLRRIGTISALFSRLLGQSEREQELILNSAPLHDIGKIGIPDAILLKPARLTTEEFDQIKLHTVFGYNILKDAESEYLSLGAQIALTHHEKWNGSGYPNGLAGDDIPLAGRIVALVDVFDALISSRPYKKAWSPEEAFKLILEQRGEHFDPGLVDLFEKNFSGFRAQISQTDVSLRS, encoded by the coding sequence ATGCTGAACAACAGCCGCCTGCGCTTTCGCCTTGTTGTTATGATCATTCCACTGGTTGTGGCAGTCATTGTTGCCAGCGGTACATTTGCCTCCCTGGAATCCCGTAAAGCCCTTGTCCGGGTTGTGAATCGTCATATGGCCTATAAGGCCGAGCAGCTGCGGGATTATGTTAACAGTGAATGGGGAATCCTCAGCGAGCTGGATCTTTCGGTTCAGGAAGAGTATCGCATAATCGCCGAAGAATCCCTCCGCTCCTACGCGGTCTCTCTGCTGCGGGGCAAAACCGAGAGCATTATCGCCTTCGATGGTGAAGGTGAGGTAGCGATGAGGATCGGTTACGGTGATTTTTCTTCAGAAGAGCCCTGGAGCAGCCCCGGTGCTTATGATTCTCTGAAGCAGGGCTGGTTTTCCGGAGTACTTTTCGGAGAACAGCGGGTTGGGGTGGCTTTTGATCTGGGAGTCTTCGGTTGGACGGTGTTGATCAGCGAAAGTGAGGAGGCCTATTTTTCCGAGATTCAGAATATCAAACAAACTTATTTCTGGATTCTGGCCTCCGCCATTGTGCTTATAATCATTTTTATCGCTGCCTATGTGGGGCACATCATCCGTCCGGTAGAACGTCTTACCCGGACCGTACGACAGATTTCCGGTTCCAGGGATCTGTCCCTCCGGGCCCGGGTAGAGTCGGCTGACGAGATAGGGTATTTGGCCGGCAGTTTCAATTCCATGATCTCCACCCTGCAGGAGAGTTACATGAATCTGCAGAACGCCCGGGATTCGGAAAAAGAGGCTCGCAAAACAGCAGTCGAACGGGAACTGGAAACCCTCTATCTGCTGGGTCGGGTCTCGGACTTCCGTGACGAAGAGACAGGTGAGCACCTGCGGCGTATCGGTACTATTTCCGCCCTTTTTTCCCGGCTCCTCGGGCAGAGTGAACGGGAGCAGGAGCTTATACTCAACAGTGCGCCCCTGCACGATATCGGGAAAATCGGGATTCCCGACGCCATTCTGTTGAAGCCCGCACGGCTGACAACGGAAGAATTTGACCAGATCAAGCTGCATACAGTATTCGGATATAATATTCTAAAGGATGCCGAGAGCGAATATCTCTCCCTGGGGGCGCAGATAGCCCTGACCCATCATGAAAAATGGAACGGCAGCGGCTATCCGAACGGGCTGGCCGGAGACGACATACCCCTTGCTGGACGGATTGTGGCTCTGGTAGATGTGTTTGATGCCCTGATTTCCTCCCGACCCTACAAGAAGGCATGGTCTCCGGAAGAAGCTTTTAAGCTGATTCTCGAACAGCGGGGGGAACATTTTGACCCCGGTCTTGTAGATCTTTTTGAAAAGAACTTTTCCGGTTTCCGGGCACAGATCAGCCAGACAGATGTGTCCCTGCGGAGCTGA
- a CDS encoding TRAP transporter small permease — protein sequence MAERRLFSAIEKIYKTVLILMTIAMFCTVTYNVFMRFVMNRSVGWADELARFIFIWMSFLGAVLAFKNNEHVGLGFIVDKIKSPFLVRIVGIIQESLILVVLLFLTFFGYKASITVMNVSPALSIPMSVVYLIVPFCGALMCLLGAGKIIALLRGSDPVINARRSVE from the coding sequence GTGGCGGAGCGTCGGCTTTTTTCTGCTATCGAGAAAATCTATAAAACGGTCCTGATTTTAATGACCATCGCGATGTTTTGTACCGTGACCTACAATGTGTTTATGCGCTTTGTCATGAACCGGTCGGTGGGCTGGGCGGATGAGCTCGCCCGCTTTATTTTTATCTGGATGTCCTTTCTGGGGGCTGTTCTGGCATTCAAGAATAATGAGCATGTAGGTCTCGGTTTCATTGTAGATAAAATCAAATCACCTTTTCTTGTGCGAATTGTTGGAATAATTCAGGAGAGTCTGATTCTGGTGGTACTGCTTTTTCTTACCTTTTTCGGATATAAAGCGTCGATTACGGTTATGAATGTTTCTCCTGCCCTGTCTATTCCAATGTCTGTTGTTTATCTGATTGTTCCCTTTTGCGGGGCACTGATGTGTCTTCTGGGGGCAGGAAAAATTATCGCGCTGCTGCGGGGTTCTGACCCGGTTATCAATGCACGGCGATCTGTGGAGTAG
- a CDS encoding two-component regulator propeller domain-containing protein, which yields MIVRSRAFLPLYAVLGCLVLFSNPHLHAVPIPENFRFDSFTTEDGLANSSVSRIVQDNEGIIWIATQAGLNKFDGYAFTHYEHDPFDSSSLSHNLIQTMYVDRDGVLWLGTYGGLNRFDPVTESFTRYIHDPDDDTSLSNNVVTAIVRDSGGNLWVGTLDGLNRLHEESGSFTRYLPDSEQDHALADGIVRDFMVDARGDLWVGTYGGLCRYESDRDDFFVYRHDPVDPASIPSPYIMSIIQNPEDEDHLWIGTWGGGVSEFDINSGTVRNYSLPEKNVYRIIYDSRGRMWIGTWGGGLIVLNPESGSLVHVTAADGKGRRGLSHNVIYSLMEDASGMIWIGTNGGGIHTYVDWKNQYAFIVPDEDSPSSLAPGKVETILQDADGTLWIGVYSGGLNRMDPESGEIRRYTHDPEDPSSLSNDIVNVLMRDSRGALWVGTNEGLNVYLPKKDAFLRIYADDSAFTPPEDIIFVLYEDSGGGLWVGTNTSGAARLDPATGRYRRFVYDPQDPQSLSDNLVRTVLEDRDGNIWIGTNNGLNRLDPDRGLIRRYLYDPDDPSGLSSSNIRALVQYPAGDLWIATSGGGLNRYHPESDSFSHLSRRDGLLSNHILTMAEGRPGELWMNTTKGVSVYDTVAKTFRTIDSSTGLLSDELTNGLYIGRGGEIFVGSIAGINIVDEEKEQGRNYIPPISLVRFEVLGKELSLTRTEDGSFEELVLEDSDNLISFQFSALDYSSPERNQYAYMLEGFNSDWIHTGSRNYASYTNLDPGSYTLRIIGAGSHGNWNRVGVSVPLRVLPPWYLSLWAKLAYVLAALMLILYLLQLTRAKQRKAEERYLEQARLNRELDRKVQERTAEIEKAKQAAEEATRAKSIFLANMSHEIRTPLNGIFGMLSLLSRTELNPDQQSFLGNSRSAVENLNILINDLLDIERIESGKIRIENEPFFIREAAEYVHALFRQNAAEKGIDMQLALDIDTASGAVSGDRNRFIQILSNLAGNAVKYTEAGSILLRVSLKETDSGEILCRIEVEDTGMGIPEDQLVRVFDSFSQVDMGYGKSSKGAGLGLAIVKQLAEAMGGSVSVESSVGQGSIFRVRLPFSQVPDNFHPNDSREGPVESFSLVGDMGPRVLVCEDEAINRIYISKFLQSQGYEVDIAVNGNEALVRAQENSYSLILMDIGMPGINGLEAAGRLRAQGVETPILALTAHTFSEDIQRCLDAGMNDFVAKPINEQTLLRKLQAWSSGL from the coding sequence ATGATCGTGAGGTCCCGGGCTTTTTTACCTTTATATGCAGTTCTTGGCTGCCTCGTACTCTTCAGCAATCCTCACCTACATGCGGTTCCCATACCGGAGAATTTTCGTTTTGACTCCTTTACAACCGAGGACGGCCTGGCAAACTCGTCGGTATCCAGAATTGTACAGGACAATGAGGGAATAATCTGGATCGCTACCCAGGCTGGATTGAACAAGTTTGACGGGTATGCCTTTACCCATTACGAGCATGATCCTTTCGATTCGAGCTCTCTTTCGCATAATCTTATTCAGACTATGTATGTTGACCGCGACGGCGTGCTCTGGCTGGGGACGTACGGCGGGCTGAACCGCTTTGATCCTGTCACTGAGTCCTTTACCCGCTACATCCATGACCCTGACGACGATACTTCACTGAGCAATAACGTGGTGACTGCGATTGTCAGGGACAGCGGAGGAAATCTCTGGGTCGGGACCCTGGATGGGCTTAACCGTCTGCATGAGGAGAGCGGGAGCTTTACCCGCTACCTGCCGGATTCTGAACAGGATCATGCCCTTGCTGACGGGATCGTTCGTGATTTTATGGTGGATGCCCGGGGGGACTTATGGGTCGGCACCTACGGCGGGCTTTGCCGTTACGAATCGGATAGGGATGATTTTTTTGTATATCGGCATGATCCTGTCGATCCGGCATCCATTCCCTCTCCATATATTATGAGCATTATTCAGAATCCCGAAGACGAAGACCATCTCTGGATCGGTACCTGGGGCGGCGGAGTCTCCGAATTCGATATTAATTCCGGGACTGTGCGGAACTATTCCCTGCCGGAGAAGAATGTGTACCGGATTATCTATGATTCCAGGGGACGAATGTGGATCGGTACCTGGGGCGGCGGACTGATCGTACTGAATCCTGAATCCGGCAGCCTCGTTCATGTGACTGCAGCCGACGGGAAGGGCCGCCGGGGTCTTTCTCATAATGTTATCTACTCCCTGATGGAGGATGCCTCCGGGATGATCTGGATCGGTACAAACGGAGGCGGCATACATACCTACGTGGACTGGAAAAACCAGTACGCTTTTATTGTGCCGGATGAGGATTCTCCATCGTCCCTTGCTCCGGGCAAGGTGGAAACAATTCTTCAGGACGCGGACGGGACCCTGTGGATAGGGGTCTATTCCGGCGGATTAAACCGTATGGACCCGGAAAGCGGGGAGATCCGGCGTTATACCCATGATCCGGAGGACCCCTCCAGTTTAAGCAACGATATCGTGAACGTGCTGATGAGGGACTCCCGCGGGGCTCTTTGGGTAGGGACGAATGAAGGACTGAACGTGTATCTACCGAAAAAAGACGCGTTCTTACGTATCTACGCCGACGACAGCGCCTTCACTCCGCCAGAGGACATTATCTTTGTGCTCTATGAGGATAGTGGAGGAGGACTCTGGGTCGGCACCAACACCTCAGGCGCCGCGCGGCTTGATCCTGCTACTGGACGGTACCGTCGATTTGTCTATGATCCTCAGGACCCGCAGAGCCTAAGCGATAATCTTGTGCGGACTGTACTGGAAGACCGTGATGGAAACATCTGGATAGGCACTAATAACGGGCTTAACCGGCTGGATCCCGATCGCGGACTGATCCGGCGGTATCTGTATGACCCTGATGATCCTTCCGGATTGAGCAGCAGCAATATCCGTGCCCTGGTCCAGTATCCGGCAGGGGATCTCTGGATCGCGACATCCGGGGGCGGCCTGAACCGCTACCACCCGGAAAGCGACAGTTTTTCCCATCTTTCCCGTCGGGATGGACTTTTGAGCAACCATATCCTTACCATGGCGGAGGGCCGGCCGGGAGAGCTCTGGATGAACACGACAAAGGGTGTCTCGGTATATGATACCGTTGCCAAAACCTTCCGAACCATTGATTCCTCCACCGGCCTTCTGTCGGATGAGCTTACCAACGGGCTGTATATAGGTCGTGGAGGCGAGATATTTGTGGGCAGCATCGCGGGCATAAACATTGTGGATGAAGAAAAGGAGCAGGGCAGGAACTATATTCCCCCGATTTCGCTGGTTCGCTTCGAGGTCCTGGGAAAAGAGCTGTCTCTTACGCGTACCGAAGATGGCAGTTTTGAAGAACTTGTTCTCGAGGACTCGGACAACCTGATCTCATTTCAGTTTTCCGCCCTGGATTATTCATCCCCGGAGCGTAACCAGTATGCCTATATGCTGGAGGGTTTTAATTCGGACTGGATCCACACCGGGTCCCGGAATTATGCGTCCTACACCAACCTTGATCCTGGAAGTTACACTCTGCGCATAATCGGTGCAGGCAGTCATGGTAACTGGAACCGGGTCGGGGTCTCAGTACCCTTACGGGTCCTTCCTCCCTGGTATTTGAGTCTCTGGGCAAAACTGGCCTATGTCCTGGCTGCCTTAATGCTTATCCTGTACCTTCTGCAGCTCACCCGGGCAAAACAGCGCAAAGCCGAAGAACGTTACCTGGAACAGGCACGTCTGAATCGGGAACTGGATCGTAAGGTTCAGGAGAGGACCGCTGAAATTGAAAAGGCGAAGCAGGCAGCCGAAGAAGCCACCCGGGCCAAAAGTATTTTCCTGGCGAACATGAGCCACGAGATCCGGACCCCCTTGAACGGAATTTTTGGCATGCTTTCTCTTTTGTCCAGAACGGAATTGAATCCAGACCAGCAGTCCTTCCTTGGGAATTCCAGAAGCGCCGTGGAGAACCTGAACATTCTTATTAATGATCTGCTGGACATAGAACGGATTGAATCGGGGAAGATCAGAATTGAGAATGAGCCCTTTTTTATCCGTGAAGCGGCAGAATATGTTCATGCCTTGTTCCGGCAGAATGCCGCGGAAAAAGGTATCGATATGCAGCTGGCACTGGATATTGACACAGCTTCCGGGGCGGTCAGCGGCGACCGGAACAGGTTTATCCAGATTCTGAGTAACCTGGCTGGGAACGCGGTAAAATATACCGAGGCTGGGAGTATCCTGCTCCGGGTTTCCTTAAAGGAGACGGATTCCGGGGAAATCCTGTGCCGTATAGAAGTAGAGGATACGGGGATGGGCATACCAGAAGACCAGCTTGTCCGGGTGTTCGATAGCTTTTCCCAGGTGGATATGGGATACGGAAAATCCTCCAAGGGAGCCGGGCTTGGGCTCGCAATTGTGAAACAGCTGGCGGAGGCCATGGGAGGATCAGTCTCTGTTGAGAGCAGTGTGGGGCAGGGCTCAATATTCCGGGTACGCCTGCCCTTTTCTCAAGTCCCTGATAATTTCCATCCCAATGATTCCCGGGAAGGACCGGTGGAAAGTTTTTCTCTGGTAGGGGATATGGGGCCTCGGGTCCTGGTCTGTGAAGACGAGGCAATCAACCGCATCTATATAAGCAAATTTCTGCAGTCCCAGGGCTACGAGGTGGATATAGCCGTTAACGGTAATGAGGCCCTTGTCCGGGCGCAGGAGAACAGCTATTCGTTGATTCTGATGGACATCGGTATGCCTGGCATTAACGGTCTGGAAGCCGCCGGTCGACTGCGGGCCCAGGGGGTCGAAACCCCGATTCTGGCGCTCACTGCCCATACCTTCTCCGAGGACATTCAGCGCTGCCTGGATGCCGGCATGAATGACTTTGTCGCCAAGCCCATAAACGAACAGACCCTGCTTCGCAAGCTGCAGGCCTGGAGCAGCGGATTATAA
- a CDS encoding sugar ABC transporter substrate-binding protein, with protein sequence MKHLQLGFLGLVIILAGILVSCGLQKAADVTISRDSKDLKRYSGTEIRFITNKHPWVDVIRSRIDEFTEATGISVVITEYPEEQFRTKRTVELLSGLPRFDVFMIMPGNSLDAYLKAGWIEALNPYMENPSMAWPAYDMDDIFPTALEVGVRSGVNYTLPIMLETSLLAYNKELLENYGVDPPRTMEQLQDAARRIWTDSGGEIFGITMRGKRSAATSQWIDFARSFGGDWLDTEGKAALHSPAAVESLRFYASLLNRYGPKSAPSNGWYESTSLFMQGRAAMIYDASVFKSNYENPQMSEVAGKVGYLPIPEGPAGAVPHASSWGLAIFPGSEKKNASWFFMQWATSREYALEGLLAGIPAARKSVWEHPRFLEGELSTEWTKSSLDSYSKASSLWNPPVIAVERGRNIAGNPIVTAILGGDVQAAADDASRQLDELIRKEKSDSQ encoded by the coding sequence ATGAAGCATTTACAATTGGGTTTTCTTGGTCTGGTGATTATTCTTGCCGGGATTCTGGTTTCCTGCGGTCTGCAAAAGGCCGCGGATGTAACAATTTCACGGGACAGCAAGGATCTGAAAAGATACAGCGGAACAGAAATTCGGTTTATTACAAATAAGCATCCCTGGGTAGATGTAATCCGCTCGCGGATAGATGAGTTTACGGAGGCTACAGGAATCTCTGTAGTAATCACCGAATACCCCGAGGAACAGTTTCGTACCAAGCGTACTGTCGAGCTCCTGTCCGGGCTTCCCCGTTTCGATGTTTTTATGATAATGCCGGGGAACAGCCTTGATGCCTACCTGAAGGCCGGGTGGATCGAAGCTTTGAATCCGTATATGGAGAATCCATCAATGGCATGGCCTGCCTACGATATGGATGATATCTTTCCTACGGCCCTCGAAGTCGGAGTTCGATCAGGGGTAAATTATACATTGCCAATAATGCTGGAGACCTCCCTGCTGGCATATAACAAGGAGCTCCTCGAAAACTACGGTGTCGATCCTCCCCGCACAATGGAACAGCTGCAGGATGCCGCCCGGAGAATCTGGACCGATTCGGGAGGAGAAATCTTCGGGATTACCATGAGAGGAAAGCGGAGTGCAGCCACAAGTCAGTGGATTGATTTTGCCCGTTCCTTCGGCGGAGACTGGCTGGATACGGAGGGAAAGGCCGCCTTGCATTCGCCCGCGGCTGTGGAATCCCTTCGGTTTTACGCAAGCTTACTGAATCGCTATGGTCCGAAAAGTGCGCCCTCAAACGGATGGTACGAAAGTACCTCCCTGTTCATGCAGGGGCGGGCAGCCATGATATACGATGCCAGTGTTTTTAAATCCAACTATGAGAATCCTCAGATGTCCGAGGTCGCGGGCAAGGTGGGATATCTGCCCATACCGGAAGGGCCTGCCGGGGCAGTTCCTCATGCTTCCAGCTGGGGGCTTGCTATATTTCCCGGTTCCGAAAAGAAAAACGCTTCCTGGTTTTTTATGCAGTGGGCAACCAGCCGTGAATATGCTCTTGAGGGGCTGCTTGCCGGAATCCCTGCAGCAAGAAAAAGTGTCTGGGAGCATCCCCGTTTTCTCGAGGGAGAGTTGTCAACGGAATGGACAAAATCATCTTTGGACAGTTACAGTAAAGCTTCCTCATTATGGAACCCGCCTGTAATTGCTGTTGAACGGGGAAGGAATATCGCCGGCAACCCGATTGTAACCGCGATTCTTGGCGGAGACGTCCAGGCGGCAGCCGATGATGCTTCGCGGCAGCTGGACGAGCTTATCAGAAAAGAGAAGAGCGATTCCCAATGA
- a CDS encoding TRAP transporter large permease has product MLWIFLVALFSSVLIGIPVVFSLGIANIIMLWVMDLPFTIISSRMISGMNSFPLLAIPFFMFVGEVMNHGGIARRLVKLADAFVGHITGGLGHVNILASMFFGGISGSAIADTAAIGGLMIPPMVQQQYPPSYSAAVTASSAVIGIIIPPSIPFILFGIVTSTSIARLFLGGIIPGIIVGFALMLTTWITSRRHGYGKREEGKRFSIKVIWIALREVWPALTLPIIIVGGILGGLFTATEAGAVAAVVALLLGLFYYKEIGIRDLPRIFLATAKTTAIVLFLCGMAMVSAWLLTRARVPFTLANLLTSMTDSTLIILLVCNLLLFLIGFVMDLTPAILILAPILTPVMAQIGIDPVYFGVIMCINLGIGLVTPPVGTVLYVAAGVANIKMEALVRSLLPFLATLLVVLVLLIVFPDLVMFIPNMVY; this is encoded by the coding sequence ATGTTGTGGATTTTTCTTGTCGCCCTCTTTTCATCAGTGCTGATCGGAATCCCGGTTGTCTTTTCTCTGGGAATCGCAAACATAATAATGCTGTGGGTCATGGACCTGCCCTTTACCATTATTTCCAGCCGCATGATTTCAGGAATGAACAGTTTTCCCCTTCTGGCAATTCCTTTTTTCATGTTTGTCGGCGAGGTCATGAATCATGGCGGGATTGCCCGCAGGCTGGTAAAGCTGGCTGATGCTTTTGTCGGTCACATAACCGGCGGGCTGGGACATGTAAATATTCTGGCCAGCATGTTTTTCGGCGGTATAAGCGGGTCTGCGATCGCGGATACCGCGGCTATTGGAGGGCTGATGATCCCCCCGATGGTTCAGCAGCAGTATCCCCCGTCGTATTCCGCCGCTGTTACCGCGAGCTCTGCCGTTATCGGTATTATTATACCTCCAAGTATTCCGTTTATTCTTTTCGGCATAGTAACAAGTACATCCATCGCCCGGCTTTTTTTAGGCGGGATCATACCGGGGATTATCGTCGGCTTCGCACTGATGCTGACTACCTGGATAACCAGCCGGCGGCATGGATATGGAAAACGGGAAGAGGGTAAAAGGTTTTCCATAAAGGTTATCTGGATCGCCCTCCGGGAGGTCTGGCCGGCACTTACCTTACCGATAATTATTGTTGGCGGCATACTCGGGGGCCTGTTTACTGCTACCGAAGCCGGAGCTGTCGCCGCAGTGGTCGCGCTTTTGCTGGGTCTTTTTTATTACAAAGAAATAGGGATTCGGGATCTTCCGCGGATTTTTCTGGCTACGGCAAAAACCACAGCGATCGTTCTCTTTTTATGTGGTATGGCCATGGTATCGGCATGGCTGCTTACCAGGGCGCGGGTTCCCTTTACTTTAGCCAATCTTCTGACCAGTATGACTGATTCAACACTGATTATTCTTTTGGTATGTAATCTTCTGTTGTTTCTTATCGGTTTCGTAATGGATCTGACCCCGGCGATCCTCATTCTCGCTCCCATTCTTACACCGGTCATGGCTCAGATAGGAATCGATCCGGTCTACTTTGGGGTGATTATGTGTATCAATCTCGGGATCGGACTGGTAACGCCGCCTGTCGGTACGGTGTTGTATGTTGCAGCAGGTGTTGCCAATATTAAGATGGAAGCTCTGGTACGTTCTCTGTTACCCTTCCTCGCAACACTGCTTGTTGTTCTGGTTCTTTTGATTGTATTTCCTGATCTTGTAATGTTTATTCCCAATATGGTCTACTAA
- a CDS encoding fibronectin type III domain-containing protein: MLKTLFPLLIVSFLSVFMLLDGCEDYALLDQYQLDVQVTGLPAPESFNVDGATGDPNSIMITWNYSVSDIDGFRIMRSENGGAFTEIKNENDLDMGSAARSYEDTGLNGGTEYIYRMYAVADGYLSKATAELSAYSNP; this comes from the coding sequence ATGCTAAAGACATTGTTTCCATTGCTTATAGTCTCTTTTCTCTCTGTTTTTATGCTCCTTGACGGCTGTGAGGATTACGCGCTGCTGGACCAATATCAGCTTGATGTGCAGGTAACAGGACTTCCGGCACCGGAGAGTTTTAATGTAGATGGGGCTACGGGGGACCCAAACTCAATAATGATTACATGGAACTATTCAGTCAGCGATATCGACGGGTTTCGGATAATGAGATCTGAGAATGGCGGCGCTTTTACGGAGATTAAAAATGAAAATGATCTGGATATGGGCAGTGCCGCACGGTCTTATGAAGATACCGGTCTTAATGGCGGTACTGAATACATCTACCGCATGTATGCTGTTGCCGACGGTTATCTGTCCAAGGCAACAGCCGAATTAAGCGCTTATTCAAATCCCTGA
- a CDS encoding TRAP transporter substrate-binding protein — translation MRKTIIAFLLILFFTAGLFAAGEKEGAAETYKITAGIGLNDKSAQYESLIYFKELVEKESDGRISVDVYHSSQLGDDREMMEALQRGEQEMTCPSTAPMVPFVPEFGVFDLPFLFPSEVEADRVLDSKVGQQLLDKLSDIGIKGLVFWENGYRNLTNSYQPVRTPADVKGMKVRTMENPMHLDAWRAMGANPTPMAFGELFSAMQQGVVDGQENPWGTIYLQNFFEVQDYATDTGHVYSPFVLMIAQSFWDGLPADLQTVVMDAAVKSRAHNRELNRRYNKEYLEKLKDVMEVTELTPAEKAEFQKAVQSVYDKYANAIGQSLIDDVQAEINK, via the coding sequence ATGAGAAAAACCATTATTGCCTTTCTGCTTATCCTGTTTTTTACTGCAGGGCTTTTTGCTGCAGGCGAAAAAGAAGGAGCCGCGGAAACCTACAAGATCACTGCCGGGATCGGCCTGAATGACAAGTCGGCCCAGTACGAATCCCTTATCTATTTTAAGGAACTTGTAGAAAAAGAGAGTGATGGAAGAATAAGCGTCGATGTCTACCATTCGAGTCAGCTTGGAGACGACCGCGAGATGATGGAGGCCCTGCAGCGGGGGGAACAGGAAATGACGTGTCCTTCCACTGCGCCTATGGTGCCCTTTGTACCGGAGTTCGGGGTTTTTGATCTTCCCTTTCTCTTCCCATCGGAAGTAGAGGCAGACAGGGTTCTGGACAGCAAAGTAGGTCAGCAGCTGCTGGATAAACTTTCCGACATCGGTATCAAAGGACTTGTTTTCTGGGAGAACGGATACCGGAACCTGACCAACAGCTATCAGCCTGTGCGCACCCCCGCGGATGTCAAAGGAATGAAAGTACGGACCATGGAGAACCCGATGCACCTGGACGCGTGGCGTGCCATGGGGGCAAATCCGACCCCGATGGCTTTTGGCGAGCTCTTTTCCGCCATGCAGCAGGGAGTTGTGGACGGCCAGGAAAACCCCTGGGGTACTATCTATCTGCAGAATTTCTTCGAGGTTCAGGATTATGCAACCGACACGGGCCATGTCTACTCACCCTTTGTGCTGATGATTGCACAGAGTTTCTGGGACGGACTTCCCGCGGACCTGCAGACGGTTGTTATGGACGCAGCAGTCAAGTCCCGGGCCCACAATCGGGAGCTTAACCGCCGCTATAACAAAGAATACCTGGAAAAGCTGAAAGATGTTATGGAAGTTACTGAACTCACTCCCGCTGAGAAAGCCGAGTTCCAGAAGGCTGTACAATCGGTATACGACAAATATGCCAATGCTATCGGACAGTCGTTGATTGACGACGTACAAGCAGAGATAAACAAGTAA